One window from the genome of Rhodobacteraceae bacterium S2214 encodes:
- a CDS encoding aromatic ring-hydroxylating dioxygenase subunit alpha: MEKDPIRSLAARYYTDPKVFEIENAGLLAQTWQFGCHASELSNTGDYATFEIAGESLFAIRGRDDKIRVFYNVCQHRAHQLVSGTGTTRVVVCPYHAWTYELTGELRAGPNIKAVEGFDKSSVCLTEVRAEEFLGFVFVNLDPNAAPMEEWFPGARAELTEWVPNWADLKPLEWVDIPENCNWKVSVENYSECYHCSLNHPTFANGVVKPETYDIQPQGKCLRHTTECQSLEDMTYDVHSGFAHQYEYSSWFLWPMFSFQVYPGNVLNTYHWRAIDADHVVVWRGWYSVGGVDDPKVRQLAVQDRETTVEEDIHLVESVQRGLGSRGYRPGPLVIDPCGGVNSEHPVMHLQRWMREAIDG, translated from the coding sequence ATGGAAAAGGATCCGATCCGATCATTGGCCGCGCGCTACTACACCGATCCAAAGGTTTTTGAGATTGAGAACGCGGGGCTGCTGGCCCAGACATGGCAATTCGGCTGCCACGCCTCTGAGTTGTCCAATACTGGCGACTACGCCACCTTCGAGATCGCCGGAGAGAGCCTGTTTGCGATCCGCGGGCGGGATGACAAGATCCGCGTCTTCTACAACGTCTGCCAGCACCGCGCGCATCAATTGGTCAGCGGCACGGGCACAACACGGGTCGTGGTTTGCCCCTACCATGCGTGGACCTATGAACTTACCGGAGAGTTGCGCGCAGGCCCCAATATCAAGGCCGTCGAGGGGTTCGACAAGTCCAGCGTTTGCCTGACCGAAGTCCGCGCAGAGGAATTCCTCGGCTTCGTTTTCGTGAACCTCGACCCAAACGCCGCCCCGATGGAAGAGTGGTTTCCGGGTGCCCGCGCCGAGCTGACCGAATGGGTGCCCAACTGGGCTGACCTCAAGCCGCTGGAATGGGTTGATATACCGGAAAACTGCAACTGGAAGGTTTCAGTCGAGAATTATTCCGAATGCTACCATTGTTCTTTGAACCACCCGACCTTTGCCAATGGTGTGGTGAAGCCCGAAACCTATGACATCCAACCCCAAGGCAAGTGCTTGCGCCACACAACCGAGTGTCAAAGCCTTGAGGATATGACCTATGACGTTCATTCTGGCTTCGCGCATCAATACGAGTATTCCAGCTGGTTCCTCTGGCCAATGTTTTCGTTTCAGGTCTATCCGGGCAATGTGCTGAACACGTATCACTGGCGCGCCATAGATGCGGATCACGTGGTGGTTTGGCGAGGGTGGTATTCGGTGGGCGGCGTGGATGACCCCAAAGTGCGGCAACTGGCCGTGCAGGACCGCGAGACCACGGTGGAGGAAGACATTCATCTTGTAGAAAGCGTGCAACGCGGGCTTGGCTCACGCGGATATAGGCCCGGACCGCTCGTAATCGACCCGTGCGGCGGGGTGAATTCTGAACATCCGGTGATGCACCTACAGCGCTGGATGCGTGAGGCAATCGATGGCTGA
- a CDS encoding FAD-dependent oxidoreductase, with amino-acid sequence MANEFPSHARVVIVGGGVMGVGLAYHLGHEGWGEDTVLLEKAELTSGSTWHAAGQITHSTSSFGLGKCVDYNIGLYSSGLEKETGQPVTWHGCGSFRLAYTGDEMDWLRHTLSVGRSLWFNIELVGPDKVAELHPFYNLDGVLGALHTPDDGHVDPTNVTMAMAAGARQKGVKIIRQCRATNITQLHSGEWQVETDKGTITCEHVVNAGGTYARQMGEWSGLQLPMTSMTHHYFVTEPVPEFEALDTELPVIRDDKKVSGYIRMEQKRGLIGIYEKENPNSVWHDHCPWDYENWLFDADYDRVMPYLEESLNRMPIFAELGIQREVHGAISHPPDGNPLIGPAPGVTNYWCCCGTQIGIGWGPGLTRELARWMVNGAADISMREYDPRRFGSYATKDWQVVKAEEDYCLRHEIPFPHFNRLAGRPIKPSPLYELLKSKGAVHEEVYGFERPRWFARDGVAQEDHYSFNRTAVDDVVAAEVKAVRENVGIMDVTAFTKVVVEGPDAYALLDRLTANRMPQKVGSITLTHMLNRAGRIELETTIVRMAEDRFYLVCAAFFEQRLLDHLNQNRSDEDVTITALSSDWSALSLNGPRAREVLQKCTDADLSNAGFRWLSAQEITVAGHSVWAFRMSYAGELGWEFHMPSAACLDVFNALWAAGEAYGIANYGSFAMNVMRMEKGFKGAGELTNEVTLAEADVLRFARSDKDYLGRDKTLNTDLPWICAYLEIEPDGKADGHGGEAVMLNGQVVGSTASVVYGPTVGKILAFAYIKPEAAKPDTALEVVIHGKPRAARVLGEPAYDPESLKPRVDAP; translated from the coding sequence TTGGCGAATGAATTTCCAAGCCACGCACGCGTTGTCATTGTTGGCGGCGGCGTCATGGGCGTAGGCCTTGCATATCACCTCGGCCACGAGGGATGGGGCGAAGACACCGTGCTGCTTGAGAAGGCAGAACTGACGTCCGGCAGCACATGGCACGCAGCAGGGCAGATCACCCACTCGACCTCCAGTTTTGGGTTGGGCAAATGTGTCGATTACAACATCGGGCTTTATTCCAGTGGATTGGAAAAAGAGACCGGCCAGCCAGTGACATGGCACGGCTGCGGGTCGTTCCGCTTGGCCTATACTGGGGACGAGATGGATTGGCTGCGCCATACGCTGTCGGTGGGGCGTTCGCTTTGGTTCAACATCGAACTGGTGGGGCCGGACAAGGTTGCCGAGTTGCATCCGTTCTACAATCTCGACGGTGTCCTAGGTGCGCTGCACACGCCAGACGATGGCCACGTCGACCCGACCAACGTTACTATGGCGATGGCTGCGGGTGCCCGCCAGAAGGGTGTGAAAATCATCCGCCAGTGCCGCGCGACCAATATCACGCAATTGCACTCAGGTGAGTGGCAGGTTGAGACGGACAAAGGCACGATCACCTGTGAACACGTCGTCAATGCAGGCGGAACCTATGCCCGCCAGATGGGCGAATGGTCGGGCCTGCAACTGCCGATGACATCGATGACGCACCATTATTTTGTGACCGAGCCAGTGCCAGAGTTCGAAGCGCTGGATACCGAACTCCCCGTCATCCGCGACGACAAGAAGGTGTCGGGCTACATCCGGATGGAGCAGAAGCGCGGGCTGATCGGGATCTACGAGAAGGAGAACCCGAACTCCGTCTGGCATGATCACTGCCCTTGGGACTACGAAAACTGGTTGTTTGATGCCGATTATGATCGCGTCATGCCTTATCTTGAGGAGTCTCTAAACCGCATGCCAATCTTTGCGGAACTTGGCATTCAGCGCGAAGTCCACGGAGCGATCAGCCACCCGCCTGACGGTAACCCGCTGATCGGGCCAGCCCCCGGTGTGACGAACTACTGGTGCTGCTGTGGCACGCAAATCGGGATCGGCTGGGGGCCCGGTTTGACCCGCGAACTGGCCCGATGGATGGTCAATGGAGCCGCCGATATTTCCATGCGCGAGTATGACCCGCGCCGCTTCGGAAGCTACGCCACGAAGGATTGGCAGGTGGTTAAGGCTGAGGAGGATTATTGCCTGCGCCACGAAATTCCGTTTCCGCATTTCAACAGATTGGCAGGGCGGCCGATTAAGCCGTCACCTCTTTATGAATTGCTAAAGTCCAAGGGCGCGGTTCACGAAGAAGTTTACGGCTTTGAACGCCCCCGCTGGTTTGCCCGCGATGGCGTGGCACAAGAGGATCACTATTCCTTCAATCGCACCGCTGTGGACGATGTGGTCGCTGCGGAAGTCAAAGCCGTGCGCGAAAACGTCGGCATCATGGACGTCACCGCTTTTACCAAGGTCGTCGTCGAAGGGCCGGACGCCTATGCGCTGCTTGATCGCCTCACAGCGAACCGCATGCCGCAAAAGGTGGGGTCGATCACGCTAACGCACATGCTGAACCGCGCTGGACGGATTGAGTTGGAAACGACGATCGTGCGGATGGCTGAGGATCGATTTTATCTCGTTTGTGCCGCATTCTTCGAACAACGTCTCCTTGATCACCTGAACCAGAACCGTTCGGATGAAGACGTCACAATCACGGCGTTGTCGTCTGACTGGTCTGCGCTGTCCTTAAACGGACCACGGGCGCGAGAGGTGTTACAGAAATGCACGGATGCTGATCTAAGCAACGCAGGCTTCCGCTGGCTATCCGCGCAGGAGATTACGGTCGCTGGACACAGCGTTTGGGCCTTTCGGATGTCCTACGCGGGCGAGCTTGGTTGGGAATTCCATATGCCAAGTGCAGCCTGCCTTGATGTCTTCAACGCGCTTTGGGCCGCAGGCGAGGCCTATGGCATCGCTAACTACGGCAGCTTTGCGATGAACGTGATGCGCATGGAGAAAGGGTTCAAAGGCGCTGGCGAGCTGACCAATGAGGTGACCTTGGCCGAGGCAGATGTTCTGCGATTTGCCCGCTCTGACAAGGACTACCTTGGGCGCGACAAGACACTGAACACCGATCTGCCGTGGATCTGCGCCTATCTGGAGATCGAGCCGGATGGAAAGGCCGACGGCCACGGTGGCGAGGCTGTGATGTTGAACGGGCAAGTTGTCGGCTCGACCGCGTCGGTGGTTTACGGCCCCACTGTCGGAAAAATTCTTGCCTTCGCTTACATCAAACCCGAAGCCGCCAAACCCGATACCGCGCTTGAGGTGGTGATCCACGGCAAACCCCGTGCGGCCCGCGTTTTGGGCGAACCTGCCTATGATCCTGAAAGCCTAAAACCACGCGTAGACGCGCCATGA
- a CDS encoding aminotransferase class III-fold pyridoxal phosphate-dependent enzyme: MQKLTSQSEWITRARAVLPAGGFGNFDPGIVIARGDGSHVWDEDGNEYIDYLIGSGPMLLGHGHSEVMEAVLEQLPKGMTFFANNAKGIELAEAIVDAVPCCEQVRFVASGGEADMYAIRLARAYTGKDKILKFEGGYHGMSAEAQMSLAPAERVNFPQAVPDSAGIPQGVADQMLIAPFNDLAAVETLLSEHDDVAAIIAEPLQRIIPAAPGYLQGLRDLCDKYSVLLIFDEIVTGFRLAYGGAQERYGVTPDICTLGKIIGGGFPLAALGASAEIMQHFDKSIVGGDRWLMQLGTLSGNPIAAAAGLKTMEILRREGSYDRLREVGRALQDMQSSALDAASIPHQICGDETLFDIFFTTSPCRDYRSAKHDDPARNATYNSTLRQHGIFKSPGKLYPSLAIAEEDLEQTKAAVEHAVRSISLS; this comes from the coding sequence ATGCAAAAACTGACATCACAATCTGAATGGATCACACGCGCCCGCGCAGTTTTGCCCGCAGGCGGATTTGGCAATTTCGATCCCGGCATTGTGATTGCGCGCGGCGACGGCAGCCACGTTTGGGACGAAGACGGCAACGAATATATCGACTACCTGATCGGGTCTGGCCCGATGTTGCTTGGCCACGGCCACTCCGAGGTAATGGAAGCTGTATTGGAACAACTTCCCAAAGGTATGACCTTCTTTGCCAACAACGCCAAAGGTATCGAGCTGGCAGAGGCCATTGTGGATGCGGTCCCATGTTGCGAACAGGTCCGTTTTGTTGCGTCAGGCGGCGAGGCCGACATGTACGCTATTCGTCTTGCGCGCGCCTATACTGGCAAAGATAAAATCCTGAAGTTCGAAGGCGGTTACCACGGAATGAGCGCGGAGGCCCAGATGAGCCTTGCACCCGCCGAGCGCGTCAATTTTCCTCAAGCGGTGCCAGACAGCGCGGGTATCCCACAGGGCGTCGCGGACCAGATGCTGATCGCACCGTTCAACGATTTAGCAGCTGTTGAGACTTTGCTGAGCGAACACGACGACGTCGCAGCCATCATCGCAGAACCTCTGCAACGGATCATTCCCGCCGCCCCCGGTTATCTTCAAGGCCTGCGCGATCTGTGTGACAAGTACAGCGTCTTGCTGATCTTTGATGAAATCGTCACAGGGTTCAGGCTGGCTTATGGCGGCGCGCAGGAGCGGTATGGCGTGACGCCCGATATTTGCACACTTGGCAAGATCATTGGCGGCGGGTTCCCGCTCGCCGCCCTCGGAGCCAGCGCCGAGATCATGCAGCATTTCGACAAATCCATCGTGGGCGGTGACAGATGGCTCATGCAACTTGGGACGCTATCGGGCAATCCGATTGCAGCGGCGGCGGGCCTCAAGACCATGGAAATCCTCAGACGCGAAGGCAGCTATGACCGCTTGCGCGAAGTTGGTCGCGCATTGCAGGACATGCAAAGCAGCGCACTCGATGCCGCAAGTATTCCGCACCAAATTTGCGGGGATGAAACATTGTTCGATATCTTCTTCACGACCAGTCCCTGTCGCGACTACCGCTCCGCCAAGCATGATGATCCCGCACGCAACGCGACCTACAATAGCACGCTGCGTCAGCATGGGATTTTCAAGTCCCCGGGTAAGCTCTACCCGTCACTTGCGATCGCCGAAGAGGATCTGGAACAGACGAAAGCCGCTGTCGAGCATGCTGTGCGGTCCATTTCTTTGTCCTGA
- a CDS encoding mandelate racemase, which translates to MKITRISVYQVDLPLEHPYWLSGGRLKFGVLDATLVKVETDAGFIGWGEGTPWGHTYVPAHGPGIRAGIETMAPFIIGLDPRRVLDVERAMDLALPGHLYAKSPIDMACWDIAGQAAGLPIADLMGGGSRTPRPIASSVGAKTVEETRAVIDRYRQRGYVAHSVKIGGDVERDIARIRDVEDIRRDGEIVLYDVNRGWTRQQALRVMSATEDLNVMFEQPCETLDDIAAIAGKHASPVSVDETLVTLQDATRIARDGLAEIFGIKLNRVGGLTKAARMRDVALAHGIDMFVMATGGSVLADTEALHLAATIPDANCHAVWACQDMLTVDIAGGRGPRNVDGHLHLPEDAGLGVHPDEDALGDPVAVYP; encoded by the coding sequence ATGAAGATCACACGTATTTCGGTCTATCAGGTCGACCTGCCGCTGGAGCATCCTTATTGGCTTTCTGGCGGTCGGCTAAAGTTCGGTGTCTTGGATGCAACGCTGGTCAAAGTAGAAACTGATGCGGGGTTCATCGGGTGGGGCGAAGGCACACCTTGGGGGCACACCTACGTGCCCGCCCATGGGCCAGGCATACGTGCCGGCATCGAGACGATGGCACCTTTTATCATTGGGCTCGATCCGCGGCGTGTTCTGGATGTCGAACGTGCGATGGACCTCGCACTGCCCGGGCACCTTTATGCCAAAAGCCCTATAGACATGGCGTGTTGGGATATCGCTGGCCAAGCTGCGGGTCTGCCAATCGCCGATCTGATGGGAGGCGGATCACGAACTCCGCGCCCCATAGCCTCGTCCGTTGGCGCGAAGACGGTTGAGGAGACCCGGGCTGTGATCGACCGTTACCGCCAGCGCGGCTATGTCGCCCATTCCGTCAAAATCGGCGGGGATGTGGAGCGTGACATTGCCCGCATTCGCGATGTCGAAGACATCCGCCGGGATGGTGAGATTGTGCTCTATGACGTCAATCGTGGTTGGACACGCCAGCAGGCACTGCGGGTCATGTCGGCAACCGAAGACTTGAACGTGATGTTCGAACAACCTTGCGAAACGCTGGATGATATCGCGGCGATTGCTGGCAAACATGCATCCCCCGTTTCGGTCGATGAGACTCTGGTTACTCTTCAAGACGCGACCCGCATCGCGCGCGATGGGCTGGCCGAGATTTTCGGCATCAAGCTCAACCGTGTTGGCGGGTTGACCAAAGCCGCGCGGATGCGTGATGTCGCTTTGGCCCACGGGATCGACATGTTCGTCATGGCAACGGGCGGCTCCGTTCTGGCGGACACCGAAGCGCTGCATTTGGCCGCGACGATACCGGACGCCAATTGTCACGCGGTCTGGGCCTGTCAGGATATGCTGACCGTCGATATCGCCGGTGGCCGTGGCCCGCGCAATGTTGATGGTCATCTCCATTTACCCGAAGACGCGGGCCTTGGTGTTCATCCCGATGAGGATGCGCTTGGTGATCCAGTGGCGGTGTATCCATGA
- a CDS encoding Hint domain-containing protein produces the protein MSQSTNPLTKQTIIVYRAADLLVTEGVAEGDTLSFADELVMDDTYQLHRSARRGRLTMAVNEDGPGFLLMEDSQFGTSGNQVILDSCITVMAPDGTTFEGLIFVEIEADGVEDIYFLPLANIQTDTDYRLVGIDRQSAVTRFAEVACVSFTRGTHITMASGRQTPIEDLKAGDKVLTRDDGPQEIQWISQTTLRAIGRYAPVVIKKGVLHNENDLIVSPDHRLFVYQRQDRLGAGRSEVLVKVRHLINGETVYQKDDGFVDYFQLLFENHQIIYAEGIAAESLLIDPRTRAALPEGVNPSGAGHAHRPHLDYEVQEGLLSQPDAVELLRKASSD, from the coding sequence ATGTCCCAATCGACTAACCCACTGACAAAACAAACGATTATCGTTTATCGGGCGGCTGATCTGTTGGTGACAGAGGGCGTTGCCGAAGGCGACACGCTTTCGTTTGCAGATGAATTAGTCATGGACGACACTTATCAGCTGCACAGGTCAGCGCGGCGCGGTCGGTTGACGATGGCCGTCAACGAAGATGGCCCCGGTTTTTTACTGATGGAAGACAGCCAATTCGGGACCTCGGGCAACCAAGTCATTCTGGATTCCTGCATCACCGTCATGGCGCCCGACGGGACAACCTTTGAAGGGTTGATCTTCGTTGAAATCGAAGCGGATGGCGTCGAGGATATCTACTTCTTGCCGCTTGCCAACATTCAGACCGATACGGATTACCGTTTGGTTGGTATTGATCGCCAATCCGCCGTGACCCGTTTTGCCGAAGTCGCCTGTGTGTCCTTCACACGGGGCACGCACATTACGATGGCGTCCGGCAGGCAGACCCCGATTGAAGACCTGAAGGCCGGCGACAAAGTGTTGACGCGTGACGATGGCCCGCAAGAAATCCAGTGGATCAGCCAGACCACATTGCGCGCCATTGGCCGCTACGCCCCTGTCGTGATCAAGAAGGGCGTTTTGCATAATGAAAACGATCTGATTGTCAGCCCTGACCATCGGCTGTTTGTGTATCAACGTCAGGATCGTCTTGGCGCCGGTCGGTCAGAGGTGTTAGTGAAGGTCCGTCATTTAATCAACGGCGAGACCGTATATCAAAAAGACGATGGTTTTGTAGACTATTTCCAGCTGTTGTTCGAAAATCACCAGATCATCTACGCCGAAGGGATCGCTGCGGAATCTCTGCTGATTGATCCCAGAACACGGGCTGCTTTGCCTGAAGGTGTGAACCCGTCTGGCGCCGGTCACGCGCATCGCCCGCATCTGGATTACGAAGTACAGGAAGGCTTGCTGTCGCAACCGGATGCCGTTGAATTGTTGCGCAAGGCGTCCTCGGATTAA
- a CDS encoding MurR/RpiR family transcriptional regulator yields MNGTNVSNTILERLAGELAELTPEARKAATYVLENPRDVGVSTVREIAEAANVKPNTVVRMARQVGFEGYEDFRAPFREAIRRGAADFPDRARWLQDIRKSGDLGGLYADMVRDVLGNIEETFADISTQDLKEAAEAIWAARNVFTLGVGVNNSVARNFTYLASTGMTEFHAIPRPGSTPVDDLAWADSRDVLIAITCKPYRSEVVEAVRIAHEQGMTIVALSDSPASPIIRLASHGFVVSVDTPQFFPSSVSIIALLETLLSFVIAVASDEIPERVATFHKRRHELGLYHSEDK; encoded by the coding sequence ATGAATGGGACAAATGTATCAAATACGATTCTCGAGCGTCTGGCAGGCGAGCTCGCTGAACTGACACCTGAGGCGCGTAAGGCCGCAACCTATGTATTGGAGAACCCCCGCGATGTGGGGGTTTCGACAGTGCGCGAGATTGCCGAGGCCGCAAACGTAAAGCCCAACACCGTCGTGCGCATGGCGCGGCAGGTTGGCTTTGAGGGGTACGAGGATTTCCGCGCGCCATTTCGCGAGGCGATCCGGCGCGGTGCGGCAGACTTCCCTGACCGCGCGCGCTGGTTGCAAGATATCCGCAAGTCGGGCGACCTTGGCGGGCTTTACGCCGATATGGTGCGTGACGTGCTGGGCAACATTGAAGAAACCTTTGCCGATATCTCAACCCAAGACCTGAAAGAGGCAGCCGAGGCGATTTGGGCTGCTCGTAACGTGTTCACTCTTGGCGTTGGCGTAAACAATTCCGTCGCACGCAACTTCACCTATCTTGCGTCAACCGGCATGACCGAATTCCACGCCATCCCACGTCCGGGATCAACGCCGGTCGATGATTTGGCATGGGCAGATAGCCGCGACGTACTCATTGCCATCACCTGCAAACCCTATCGCTCCGAAGTGGTGGAGGCCGTTCGCATCGCACACGAACAAGGTATGACCATCGTCGCGCTTTCTGACAGCCCCGCCAGCCCGATCATTCGGCTGGCAAGCCACGGGTTTGTCGTCTCAGTGGACACGCCGCAATTCTTCCCGTCCTCCGTCAGCATCATCGCACTGCTTGAAACGCTGCTGTCCTTTGTCATTGCCGTCGCGAGCGATGAAATTCCCGAGCGCGTTGCCACTTTCCACAAACGCCGCCATGAACTTGGCCTTTACCATTCGGAGGACAAATGA
- a CDS encoding tyrosine-type recombinase/integrase, producing MPRVQLPAVTPKHNAWNKGRIIGQKRPLLPKQVWAIRARLELAGYLRDLALFNVAIDSKLRGCDLVKLAVADLAKEDRVRERVSVIQSKTKKPVQFELTENTRDTVIAWVRSPEMIGCRFMFPSRFHDRPHISTRQYGRIVRDWVTPIGLEPSGYGTHSMRRTKAAEIYRKTGNLRAVQLLLGHTKVDSTVRYLGVELEDALNIAERIDI from the coding sequence ATGCCAAGAGTCCAACTTCCCGCAGTCACCCCAAAACACAATGCATGGAATAAAGGTCGGATCATCGGTCAGAAACGACCGCTGCTTCCGAAACAGGTGTGGGCCATCCGCGCCCGTCTAGAACTTGCGGGCTATCTTCGTGACCTTGCACTGTTCAACGTTGCAATCGATAGCAAGCTACGCGGCTGCGATCTGGTCAAACTCGCCGTGGCCGATTTGGCCAAAGAGGACCGTGTTCGCGAGCGGGTATCAGTGATCCAGAGTAAGACCAAGAAACCCGTTCAGTTCGAACTGACTGAAAACACTCGTGATACCGTCATTGCATGGGTAAGGTCGCCTGAGATGATCGGGTGCCGCTTTATGTTTCCGAGCCGTTTCCATGACCGCCCGCATATCTCAACACGTCAATATGGTCGAATTGTGCGTGATTGGGTAACGCCGATAGGTTTGGAACCCAGCGGATACGGGACACACTCGATGCGTCGAACCAAAGCTGCTGAGATTTACCGCAAAACGGGCAACCTTCGCGCTGTGCAACTTCTGCTTGGCCATACGAAGGTCGATAGCACCGTGCGTTATTTAGGTGTCGAGCTGGAAGATGCGTTAAACATTGCAGAAAGAATCGACATCTGA
- a CDS encoding alcohol dehydrogenase family protein, whose translation MRAMVTMGHGDLDQMVLHEDWPRPDPAPDEVLIRVGACGLNNTDVNTRSGWYSKTVTDATTGGAFEEVGEDDPTWGGAPITFPRIQGADVCGEIVAVGAEVDPLRIGERVITDGWLRDASDPEDMNKTGYFGSERDGGFAQYTTTPSRNALAVQSDLTDAELATFSCSYSTAEGMLTRAHVRANDTVLVPGASGGVGGALVQLAKRRGARVIAMASDAKQEDVALLGPDMILPRAPDDLRAALGDDKITVVADVVGGPYWSTLIDVLERGGRYTCSGAIAGPMVDLDLRTFYLRDLTFTGSTVITPEVMPNLIRYIENGEIKPALAATYPLGQLREAQAAFIAKKHTGNIVVTP comes from the coding sequence ATGCGGGCGATGGTTACAATGGGCCATGGCGATCTGGATCAAATGGTCCTGCACGAGGATTGGCCCCGCCCGGACCCCGCGCCGGACGAGGTTCTGATACGCGTCGGAGCATGCGGGCTGAACAACACTGATGTTAACACGCGCTCGGGTTGGTATTCCAAGACAGTGACGGATGCGACGACGGGTGGCGCGTTTGAAGAAGTGGGTGAAGACGACCCCACTTGGGGCGGCGCGCCAATCACCTTTCCACGCATACAAGGTGCCGATGTCTGCGGGGAAATTGTCGCCGTAGGCGCAGAGGTTGATCCGTTGCGCATCGGCGAGCGCGTGATCACCGACGGTTGGTTGCGTGATGCGAGCGATCCCGAAGACATGAACAAGACGGGCTATTTCGGGTCGGAACGCGACGGTGGATTTGCGCAATACACCACGACCCCGTCGCGCAACGCGCTCGCTGTTCAATCGGATTTGACCGACGCAGAACTGGCGACCTTCTCGTGTTCCTATTCCACGGCCGAAGGCATGCTGACCCGCGCCCACGTCCGTGCAAACGACACTGTGCTGGTTCCCGGCGCATCGGGTGGCGTTGGCGGCGCGCTGGTTCAGCTGGCCAAACGCCGCGGGGCGCGCGTGATCGCCATGGCGTCTGACGCCAAACAGGAAGATGTCGCGTTGCTGGGCCCCGACATGATCCTGCCCCGCGCGCCTGATGATCTGCGCGCGGCCTTGGGTGACGACAAGATCACTGTCGTGGCAGATGTTGTTGGCGGCCCATACTGGTCAACGTTAATTGACGTGCTGGAACGCGGCGGGCGCTACACCTGTTCGGGTGCGATTGCAGGTCCCATGGTCGACCTCGACCTGCGCACCTTCTACCTGCGCGATCTGACATTTACCGGCTCTACCGTGATCACGCCCGAGGTCATGCCAAACCTGATCCGATACATCGAAAATGGCGAAATCAAACCTGCCTTGGCGGCGACCTATCCGCTGGGTCAATTGCGCGAAGCTCAGGCAGCCTTCATTGCCAAGAAACACACCGGCAACATCGTGGTGACACCATGA
- a CDS encoding mandelate racemase translates to MKVTGISLWSVDLTSHETYYMAEGKTCDTVKTHVLCLDTDSGLKGWGEVCPIPHYLPAFADGVPSAVTEMAPEILGTSPFGVDAPMRTLDGFLQGHLHAKSIVDMALWDLFGKATEQPLYTLLGGRTRADMPLYHSITCVAPDEMARIARDAYDTGIRQFQVKLGADADWQADAERLAKVREAVGDGPLVYGDWNCGATKLQATRTGRAVAHLDVMLEQPCKTLEDCAAVRQATGLAMKIDEGAYDLASLMRAHELGVLDAVALKLSKFGGLSAMRRARDLTLHLGAEICAECTWGSDIVTAASLHFAASTPRGALLNTCDLSSYVSPRVAPDCPTRKDGRIAPPEGAGLGVTPDIDTLGSPILELA, encoded by the coding sequence ATGAAGGTGACAGGCATCTCCCTTTGGTCCGTCGATCTGACCAGCCACGAAACCTACTACATGGCCGAGGGAAAGACTTGCGACACGGTCAAAACTCATGTGCTCTGCCTAGACACGGACAGCGGGTTGAAAGGCTGGGGAGAGGTCTGCCCGATCCCGCACTACCTGCCAGCCTTTGCCGATGGTGTGCCGAGCGCAGTTACCGAAATGGCACCGGAAATTCTTGGGACATCACCGTTTGGAGTTGATGCGCCGATGCGCACACTGGATGGATTCCTGCAAGGCCACCTGCACGCAAAATCCATCGTGGATATGGCGCTTTGGGATCTGTTCGGCAAAGCGACCGAGCAGCCACTTTATACCCTGCTTGGCGGGCGAACCCGCGCCGACATGCCGCTTTACCATTCGATCACCTGCGTCGCACCGGACGAGATGGCGCGGATCGCCCGTGACGCCTACGATACGGGCATCCGTCAATTTCAGGTCAAACTCGGCGCGGATGCAGACTGGCAGGCGGATGCGGAACGATTGGCCAAAGTACGCGAGGCAGTAGGTGACGGGCCATTGGTCTACGGCGACTGGAATTGCGGCGCGACGAAATTGCAGGCCACGCGCACAGGCCGCGCGGTTGCGCATCTTGATGTCATGTTAGAGCAGCCGTGCAAAACACTTGAGGATTGTGCCGCCGTTCGGCAGGCCACTGGATTGGCGATGAAAATCGATGAGGGTGCATATGATCTAGCATCCTTGATGCGTGCACATGAGCTTGGCGTGTTGGACGCGGTCGCGCTGAAGCTGTCGAAATTTGGAGGGCTGTCCGCCATGCGTCGCGCCCGTGATCTGACCCTGCATCTGGGTGCGGAAATCTGTGCCGAATGCACGTGGGGGTCTGACATCGTTACCGCCGCGTCGCTGCACTTCGCGGCTTCGACCCCGCGGGGCGCATTGCTGAACACCTGTGATCTGTCGTCCTACGTCAGCCCGCGCGTAGCACCTGATTGCCCGACCCGCAAAGATGGCCGCATTGCCCCGCCCGAAGGCGCCGGCCTTGGCGTCACTCCCGATATAGACACCCTTGGATCCCCCATACTTGAACTGGCCTAA